From the genome of Clavelina lepadiformis chromosome 2, kaClaLepa1.1, whole genome shotgun sequence:
TGTTAATCAATATTGTTACTGCAATAAACGGACCTTGTTTTGCTTTATTAGAAAATGTGTTAATATTGGCTTACAATAGGAAATCACAGTAGAATTAtagtcagggttgccataccgtccttatttctaagatttgtccttattttaaaggtccgtgtcttagaaaatatgtttgtccttttttctaagaaatgtccttattttcactttcgtccttatttttagggcagaggtgggcacttttgtccttattttgggcattttgtcacctttacgataccattttgtaccaaagagataccaaaattatgaacatgcagatagtgtcttttttttttttttttttttttaggaacattggttgctttctcctgttgtacactgtttaaggtggtattcctcgttcattttctagtcgtccttatttttgagttgagactgatggcaaccctgattatAGTCCTCATAAGCGGACAAAACATTTCACTGGAACAATGAAATCCCAgaatttttatactttaataTAATAACACTTAGATTTCCTTTGTCCGCATCAGCAGTAGGTTATAGTGTATGCTGTTCGCTTGCAATTAAAAGTCACAATAGAAGCTTTTATTCTTTACCATGTatgattatgatgtcattgtgGTTGGTGCTGGTGTCATAGGATTGTCAACTGCATATTACCTTTCAAAACAAGGGCATAAGACTTTGGTTCTCGAGCAGGTATGTACTGTGGTATATGAAAGTGAAGCAAAAGGTTGAGCGAATATTTTTAGTTTCTACTGCTGTCTGCCTGGCTCGCCTTGAATGAAGTGCAACTGTGTAACCTATCTCTTccatatttttaacatttcattGCAATAGCAAAGTGTTTGATGGAAGATTTACAAATTATTCTATTTCGTGCCATATATAGCTAAGGGACacatttgaaaatataattCTTCGGTcattcaattgtttgtttggaAAGTGACTATTTTATCAGCAGAGTACATTGTTTTGCAACTAACCTCAAGTTTTCTAAAAGTTGTCAGACACTGTATTTGTTATATGTAGCCGGGCTACAACTTCAAtataagaaaaagaaaaaagttcacCGAGAACCATCATAtatggttttgtttgttggtgattaataaatattgattaattgtttattaataCAATTAGAAGATCATAGTCTTTGTTTTTAGAACATTGACCATcagtaaagtatttttttataattattataccaTTTGATGTTGTTTCTCAgtgcttttttctttctttggaATCATAGAATCATGCCTTAATCCCTCAGCTACACACTAAAAAAATTCTACAGTATTGGCTTGACATTGCATCTCAATGAGATAGATGATAGTCTGAAAGGAGCTGTTTGACGTAATGTAGTTTAACTTTGCTCAGTGAAATAATCAATTATTTAGAGGTAAATTTCGCACATGGACAAGGCACTTTGAGtgtaataagaaaataataaaacctATGTTACACTAAATGTAATGTAACTTTTACATATATATTCTTTTGTTTATCCAAACTAAGGTCTGAATGAGTTTCTTGTACATACATAAAAGTACAAAGATACATAAAGATTGATTTGTATATGTAGATACATATGTATATAAGCTTAagtatgaaaattaaaatgtcaCACGTCAATAATTCTCTAAATAAATGTGTATTTCCTCATAATTATTGATTCTCTTTATGCAGCACCAAATAGAAGTTTATATGTTTTTTAGTTTCCCATACCTAATGCCCGTGGAAGTTCATATGGACATTCCAGGCTTGGTAAAATATCACACCGACTTTGGGCTATGTCTGAGTTGACACCAGAAAGCTTAGCAATGTGGAGACAACTACAAAAAGATTCCAAAATTCCATTTTTAGTGTAAGGTTTATTAATTAAGTTGGCCCTCAGTTATATTTGACACGTCTCCTATTtcactgactgtgacatactggtgtatatatatttatctCTTTTAGTAATACTGGGCATTTATCAATGGCTGAAGATTCTGTTAAACACAAAACTCTGGATCCTATCATGCAAAATCTCTTCCAACGTGGCATTGAATGCCATTACTATAAGGGCAATGagattatgaaaaaatttccaGGAATAAAGTGTGATGAAGATTTCCATGGATTTTATGAGCCAAATGGAATTGTGCTTAAAGCAGACAAATGCCTTCTTGCTTTAAGGGTACTCTTTGTAGCTGAGGCCATATCTATACCATCATTTACTGGAAAGTTAAAGTTACATACCGTAATAATGATACTCTTGCCAATGTATTCTTtctttttcaatgtttttttttatttctgcacTTTGGTTACATATATCTGTAGAATGAGATTTTAAGATATGGTGGAGAAATTCATGATGAGGAAAAAGTTCTGAAAATTCAACGGATCTCTGACTCTTTAGTTACTATCAGCACCTACAAATGCACTTATTCAGCAAAATCAACTGTGCTTGCTTGTGGACCATGGGCAAAAAAGAGTTTGGCTTTGTTAGGGACTGATTTGCCTACTCAGGTATTTAGGCATTGT
Proteins encoded in this window:
- the LOC143446892 gene encoding peroxisomal sarcosine oxidase-like — its product is MYDYDVIVVGAGVIGLSTAYYLSKQGHKTLVLEQFPIPNARGSSYGHSRLGKISHRLWAMSELTPESLAMWRQLQKDSKIPFLVNTGHLSMAEDSVKHKTLDPIMQNLFQRGIECHYYKGNEIMKKFPGIKCDEDFHGFYEPNGIVLKADKCLLALRNEILRYGGEIHDEEKVLKIQRISDSLVTISTYKCTYSAKSTVLACGPWAKKSLALLGTDLPTQAVRVIAYYWKEKKPGMFSASNSFPPFMIYFSHYHLYSTPSIEYPGLIKICYHYRSPVDPDRPAVVQEEDEVCEQKRATFLKSLIQKHFPNLEPVPAMTETYLQTITPNVVPIVDRHPKYKNVVVGAGCSGYGFTIAMSFGKILGHLATTDERPYLQNHFPFQSNLVKPAL